Proteins encoded in a region of the Anopheles aquasalis chromosome 2, idAnoAquaMG_Q_19, whole genome shotgun sequence genome:
- the LOC126577575 gene encoding astacin-like — translation MVVMLTESAGRSAGYSRTGSPEVGRLVQSYDERTDHRRPHELGFGYYYQGDIMLPEEQQDVERVSFSDKYPTTVWPNAIVPYYFEPGTFKPNEIYVIERSMEELQRQTCVRFIPRNPQTKHYVHITNRHAGCFASLGRQEDNSQNILNLQTPGCLFGGTPVHELMHTLGFLHEVSRADRDEYIYIDRSALRPEYQTDSFFATNFGKDVDGITTTYNISYNYGSIMHYSKTAGSRDGRQQVLYNLTEYDKPDFGSNHAIPSDIQAIKYRYCNGTIDRASIFSTLPFYPKPN, via the exons ATGGTTGTGATGCTCACCGAAAGCGCTGGACGGAGTGCAGGGTATTCGCGCACAGGAAGTCCCGAAGTAG GACGGTTAGTGCAAAGTTACGATGAACGCACTGATCACCGTCGACCGCATGAGCTTGGTTTCGGTTATTACTACCAGGGAGATATCATGCTCCCCGAGGAGCAACAGGACGTCGAACGAGTATCGTTCTCCGATAAGTATCCAACGACGGTCTGGCCAAACGCGATCGTACCGTATTACTTTGAACCAGGAACATTCA AGCCAAACGAGATTTATGTAATAGAACGTTCTATGGAAGAGCTACAGAGACAAACGTGCGTCCGGTTTATTCCTCGCAATCCGCAAACGAAACACTACGTGCACATTACAAACCGCCACGCAGGCTGCTTTGCCTCGCTCGGACGCCAGGAGGACAATAGCCAGAACATCCTTAATCTGCAGACGCCTGGGTGTCTCTTCGGTGGAACACCGGTCCACGAGCTGATGCACACTTTGGGCTTCCTGCACGAAGTGAGCCGCGCTGATCGGGACGAATATATTTACATCGATCGGAGCGCTTTAAGGCCTGAGTATCAGA CGGACAGCTTTTTTGCTACCAACTTTGGAAAGGATGTGGATGGGATCACAACGACCTACAATATCTCGTATAATTATGGAAGCATTATGCACTACAGCAAAACCGCTGGATCGAGGGATGGACGACAGCAGGTGTTATACAATTTG ACGGAGTACGATAAGCCTGATTTCGGAAGCAACCATGCCATACCATCGGACATCCAGGCTATCAAGTATCGCTACTGCAATGGAACTATCGATCGCGCTAGCATCTTCTCCACACTGCCCTTCTACCCGAAACCGAACTAA
- the LOC126577579 gene encoding zinc metalloproteinase nas-14-like, translating into MSLLGRLLQGYDERTDQRRPHELGFGYYYQGDIMLPEDEQDVERVSLSDRYPGSVWPNAIVPYYIEPGSFKPNEVLIIERSMAELQRQTCVRFIPRNPQTTHYVRITSSSAGCFASLGRQEDNSRNVLNLQTPACLNRGTPVHELMHTLGFLHEVSRTDRDEYISIDRNALKPEYQTDSFFNTNFGKAPEGMTTTYGIPYNYGSIMHYSKTAGSKDGRQQVLYNLKPYDKPDFGSDHAIPSDIQAIKYRYCNGTIDRASIFTTLPFYPQPN; encoded by the exons ATGTCGCTTCTGG GAAGATTATTGCAAGGTTACGACGAACGTACGGATCAACGGCGACCGCACGAGCTTGGATTCGGTTATTACTACCAGGGAGATATCATGCTCCCCGAGGATGAACAGGACGTCGAACGCGTATCACTCTCCGATAGGTATCCCGGGTCAGTTTGGCCAAACGCGATCGTACCCTACTACATTGAACCGGGATCATTCA AGCCAAACGAGGTTCTCATCATAGAACGTTCAATGGCGGAGCTACAGCGACAAACGTGCGTTCGGTTTATTCCTCGCAACCCACAAACGACACATTACGTGCGCATTACAAGTAGCAGCGCAGGCTGCTTTGCCTCGCTCGGACGCCAGGAGGACAACAGTCGGAACGTCCTTAACCTGCAGACCCCAGCTTGTCTGAACAGAGGAACACCGGTCCACGAGCTGATGCACACTTTGGGCTTTCTGCACGAAGTGAGCCGCACCGATCGGGACGAATACATTTCCATCGACCGAAATGCTTTAAAGCCTGAGTATCAAA CGGATAGCTTTTTTAATACCAACTTCGGAAAGGCTCCGGAAGGGATGACAACAACCTATGGCATCCCGTATAATTATGGAAGCATCATGCACTACAGCAAAACCGCTGGATCAAAGGACGGGCGACAGCAGGTGTTATACAATCTG AAGCCGTACGATAAGCCTGATTTCGGAAGCGATCATGCTATACCATCGGACATCCAGGCTATCAAGTATCGCTACTGCAATGGGACCATCGATCGCGCCAGCATCTTCACTACACTGCCTTTCTACCCGCAGCCGAACTAA
- the LOC126577580 gene encoding hatching enzyme 1.2-like encodes MCVFEWKLAFLVVFGGLLQQSLSAFSWPVETKPSTVVGERLMKYASKGSSNYNGYPHEYGFGHYYQGDIIVPPRPLDRVAPSEQFLGLKWPDGIVPYVVEANFTNKERQKLQDAFKQFADNTCIQFVPRLDELHFVTITNRAEGCYSGVGRIPMNNFNNINLQTPACMQSVGTPVHEMMHALGFFHEVSRPDRDEFVTLNTTNLRPEYQDPAFIEINFGKLDASIVTTYGAPYNYGSVMHYSRFAGSIGLCCPVLDNIKPYMGDFGSEGGLTPLDIQQVNARYCNE; translated from the exons ATGTGCGTCTTCGAGTGGAAACTTGCATTTCTGGTCGTGTTTGGTGGTTTACTGCAGCAGTCTCTTTCAGCTTTCAGTTGGCCCGTCGAAACCAAGCCATCCACGGTAGTCG GCGAAAGATTGATGAAGTACGCTTCCAAGGGTAGTAGCAACTATAACGGATATCCGCACGAGTACGGATTTGGGCACTACTATCAGGGGGACATCATTGTGCCGCCGCGACCACTGGATCGTGTTGCGCCGAGTGAACAGTTTCTAGGACTGAAGTGGCCGGATGGCATTGTACCGTACGTCGTCGAGGCCAATTTCA CCAACAAGGAGAGACAGAAACTGCAAGACGCCTTCAAGCAGTTCGCGGATAACACCTGCATCCAGTTTGTTCCTCGCTTGGACGAGTTGCATTTCGTGACGATCACGAATCGAGCTGAGGGTTGCTACTCCGGTGTTGGTCGCATCCCGATGAATAAtttcaacaacatcaacctcCAGACACCGGCATGTATGCAGTCGGTCGGTACGCCCGTGCACGAGATGATGCACGCGTTGGGTTTCTTTCACGAGGTCAGTCGCCCGGATCGTGATGAGTTTGTGACGTTGAACACGACAAACTTGCGTCCAGAGTATCAAG ATCCAGCctttattgaaattaatttcggCAAGTTAGATGCCAGCATCGTTACAACTTATGGGGCGCCGTACAACTACGGCAGTGTGATGCACTATTCCCGGTTTGCTGGCTCGATTGGGCTATGCTGTCCCGTGCTCGATAACATCAAGCCGTACATGGGCGATTTTGGTAGCGAAGGCGGTTTGACGCCGCTCGACATTCAGCAGGTAAATGCACGGTACTGCAATGAATAA
- the LOC126577582 gene encoding ionotropic receptor 21a, translating into MGDTTLLLSGVILCALLTGTKGWTSAFARINHPERFNDQLINYKGAPHQTSRYYELASEGFYSGAYQELPSGDNESCTSAECLEVSPVREKRRVDPTFYGHPKTREQIWERNFAHVLIDNRQTMSLVTLLIKVILKYMHACIPIVLYDTYVGSTENYILEALFSEFPTTYVTGRIGPNYTLDNPEILQPSGSMCRSYFLFLSDVMMARKVIGPQLTSRVVLIPRSSQWKLQEFLASKQSRDIINLLVIGESYSVDKRINNEQPYVLYTDELYIDGLGANRPQVLTSWIGNKFSRSSVNLFPPKLRRGFSGHRYTVMAAHQPPFTIKRLTTDGVGNVQIRWEGLEIRLLQTLSRYLNFTFDIVEPSKPQMGSGDAVVDEIKRRQADIGLAGIYVTIERNIGTEMSVAHSSDCAAFLTLMSSALPRYRAILGPFQWPVWVAIIFIYLLAIFPLAFSDKMTLRHLLGNWSEIENMFWYVFGTFTNSLTFQGENSWSNTKKTSTRMLIGIYWVFTIIITACYTGSIIAFITLPVEPERVDSVQQLNRGFYRVGTLDRGGWERWFANSSHQATNKLLKDLRYVSSVEEGIRNVTGAFLISYAFIGSKEELQFLIKSNFSYQFINKRYGLHVSRECFALYGVSLVFPPYSVHRDPINNAILYMQEAGIITKLKREVLWNTMKTKDGRYREASVGESLRGPAPEERGLTLADTEGMFLLMLFGYVVALGVLISEWVGGCTNRCREIMQERAERLKAASAGVTSVPQSAGSAASERNGKPEQNGSSRATPMECRDEDEGLDGRSSGASQHRSLSDCLSEVSANTMQDLYDGPDRRHSTIVYLDGQLMSEEEAQRSVARKAKHRHSLSSVMERQVGQLFKHRKHSKENPTTTTTIRAEVSAELGEGTSRSTEGRKSIEASFGERLLH; encoded by the exons ATGGGCGATACCACACTCCTACTGTCCGGTGTCATTCTGTGCGCCCTTCTCACCGGTACCAAAGGTTGGACCAGTGCCTTCGCCAGGATTAACCACCCGGAACGTTTCAACGACCAGCTGATCAATTATAAGGGTGCGCCACATCAGACATCACGATATTATGAGCTGGCCAGTGAAGGCTTCTACTCCGGTGCGTACCAAGAGCTGCCGAGCGGTGACAACGAATCCTGCACATCCGCAGAATGTCTCGAGGTGAGCCCGGTCCGTGAGAAACGGCGTGTCGATCCCACCTTCTACGGGCATCCGAAAACGCGTGAACAAATCTGGGAACGAAACTTTGCCCACGTACTGATCGACAACCGGCAGACCATGTCGCTGGTGACGCTGCTCATTAAAGTGATCCTGAAGTACATGCACGCCTGCATACCGATCGTGCTGTACGATACGTACGTCGGCAGCACGGAGAACTACATTCTGGAGGCACTGTTCAGTGAGTTTCCCACGACGTACGTGACCGGGCGCATCGGGCCCAACTACACGCTCGACAATCCGGAGATTCTGCAGCCGTCCGGCTCGATGTGCCGCAGttacttcctcttcctctcggACGTCATGATGGCACGGAAGGTGATCGGACCGCAGCTGACGAGCCGTGTCGTGCTGATACCGCGCTCGAGCCAGTGGAAGCTGCAGGAGTTTCTCGCCTCCAAGCAATCCCGGGACATCATCAATCTGCTGGTGATCGGTGAATCGTACTCGGTGGACAAGCGGATCAACAACGAGCAACCGTACGTACTGTACACGGACGAGCTGTACATCGATGGGTTGGGTGCGAACCGGCCCCAGGTGCTAACGTCCTGGATTGGCAACAAGTTCTCGCGCAGCAGCGTCAATCTGTTTCCACCGAAGCTCCGGCGTGGGTTCTCCGGTCACCGTTACACGGTCATGGCCGCCCATCAGCCACCGTTCACCATCAAGCGGCTCACCACGGACGGTGTCGGAAATGTGCAGATTCGCTGGGAGGGCTTAGAGATCCGACTACTGCAAACACTCTCCCGGTATCTGAACTTTACCTTCGACATTGTGGAACCATCCAAACCACAGATGGG ATCCGGTGATGCGGTTGTGGATGAGATCAAGCGACGCCAAGCAGACATCGGCCTAGCAGGGATCTACGTGACGATCGAGCGCAACATCGGCACCGAAATGTCCGTCGCTCACTCGAGCGATTGTGCCGCCTTTCTGACGCTAATGTCTAGCGCATTGCCAAG GTACCGTGCCATCCTGGGTCCGTTCCAGTGGCCCGTCTGGgtggccatcatcttcatctatCTGCTGGCCATCTTTCCGCTCGCTTTTTCCGACAAAATGACGTTGCGCCACCTGCTGGGTAACTGGAGCGAGATCGAGAACATGTTCTGGTATGTATTCGGTACGTTCACCAACAGTCTTACCTTCCAGGGTGAGAACTCGTGGAGCAACACGAAGAAAACGTCCACGCGGATGTTGATCG GCATCTACTGGGTGTTTACGATCATCATTACGGCCTGTTATACGGGTTCGATCATAGCCTTCATAACGCTGCCGGTCGAGCCGGAACGGGTGGACAGTGTGCAGCAGCTGAACCGTGGGTTTTACCGGGTCGGTACGCTGGATCGTGGTGGATGGGAACGTTGGTTCGCCAACTCGAGCCACCAGGCCACCAACAAGCTGCTGAAGGATCTGCGATACGTGAGCAGCGTCGAGGAGGGCATACGAAACGTTACCGGAGCGTTTCTCATTTCGTACGCCTTCATCGGTTCCAAGGAGGAGCTTCAGTTTCTGATCAAATCCAATTTCTCCTACCA GTTCATCAACAAGCGATATGGTTTGCACGTGAGCCGTGAATGTTTTGCCCTGTACGGAGTGTCCTTGGTCTTTCCTCCGTATTCCGTGCACCGCGATCCGATCAACAATGCCATCCTGTACATGCAGGAGGCGGGCATCATCACGAAGCTCAAACGGGAGGTGCTCTGGAACACGATGAAAACGAAGGATGGTCGCTACCGGGAGGCATCGGTCGGTGAGTCGTTGCGTGGTCCGGCACCGGAAGAGCGCGGTCTAACGCTCGCCGATACCGAGGGTATgtttctgctgatgctgttcggTTACGTCGTGGCACTGGGCGTGCTCATCTCCGAGTGGGTCGGCGGTTGCACGAACCGGTGCCGCGAGATAATGCAGGAACGGGCCGAACGGTTAAAGGCAGCCTCGGCTGGAGTCACATCCGTTCCGCAGTCGGCCGGTAGCGCTGCTAGTGAAAGGAATGGTAAACCCGAGCAGAATGGTTCATCCCGGGCCACTCCAATGGAGTGccgtgatgaggatgagggtTTGGATGGCCGTAGCAGCGGAGCATCGCAGCACCGTAGCCTATCCGATTGCCTATCCGAGGTGAGTGCCAACACGATGCAGGATCTGTACGATGGTCCCGATCGGCGCCATTCGACCATCGTCTATCTCGATGGGCAGCTTATGTCGGAAGAGGAAGCACAACGGAGTGTCGCCCGGAAGGCGAAGCATCGCCACAGCTTAAGCTCCGTAATGGAGCGACAGGTTGGGCAGCTGTTCAAGCATCGCAAGCATTCCAAGGAAAacccgacaacgacgacgacgatccgtgCTGAAGTGTCTGCGGAACTGGGCGAAGGTACATCGCGATCGACGGAAGGGCGCAAAAGTATCGAAGCTTCTTTCGGTGAACGATTGTTGCATTAA